From Paenibacillus physcomitrellae, the proteins below share one genomic window:
- the dnaX gene encoding DNA polymerase III subunit gamma/tau: MEHVALYRAWRPQLFQDMVGQQHIIRTLQNAIREDRLAHAYLFSGPRGTGKTTAAKILAKAVNCERGPAAEPCNECEACRRITSGAVMDVLEIDAASNRGVEEIRDLRDKVKYAPTEVRQKVYIIDEVHMLTTEAFNALLKTLEEPPPHVMFILATTEPHRLPATVISRCQRFDFRRVSLEEQSQRLKQICQEEGIQADDEAIEYIARLSDGGMRDAVSILDQIASFSEGQVSYKQVLEMTGGIPSSQFAELAGSLLQGDIGGVLQLIERMMQEGKSADKCMENLLYYFRDLLMIKMVPKAEKLTERVLEPGAFSEIAEAFTKNQLFQFIETLNHYQNEMKYAVQPQMLFEVALLKLCSIAESGSGSQAAHAAGLEAHSSPVSSSASGSADAGQVDQLRRQLQELERKLDQALKSGAAAGGGGNKSESSRPRTPAPRISSTAKIPSHIDRYIGNRGSQEFMAIQQKWNVILQRVKEEKVTIHAWFMNGEPVSVWEDAVLVAFKNDIHRETTEKPANKQVIERVLEQELGKPYRLLTMMQKDWNDAAAQGAAEPAKEPFELSHPEGDEQSASQEPWVDEAVQLFGEDLVVVKD; encoded by the coding sequence GTGGAACACGTTGCCTTGTACCGTGCCTGGCGGCCTCAGTTGTTTCAGGACATGGTGGGACAACAGCATATTATTCGCACGCTGCAAAACGCGATCCGCGAAGACCGTCTGGCCCATGCTTATTTGTTTAGCGGTCCGCGAGGCACCGGTAAGACTACGGCGGCCAAGATTCTGGCCAAAGCCGTCAACTGCGAGCGTGGCCCTGCTGCCGAGCCCTGTAATGAATGTGAAGCCTGCCGGCGAATTACGTCCGGGGCTGTCATGGATGTTCTGGAGATTGACGCTGCATCCAACCGCGGGGTTGAGGAGATTCGGGACTTAAGGGACAAGGTCAAATATGCTCCGACTGAAGTTCGGCAAAAGGTTTATATAATCGACGAAGTTCATATGCTGACTACGGAAGCTTTTAACGCCCTGCTGAAGACGCTGGAAGAGCCGCCTCCGCATGTCATGTTTATTCTGGCAACAACGGAGCCTCACCGCTTGCCTGCTACAGTTATTTCCCGCTGCCAGCGGTTTGACTTCCGGCGCGTTTCTCTGGAAGAACAAAGTCAGCGGCTGAAGCAGATTTGCCAGGAAGAAGGCATTCAGGCGGATGATGAAGCCATCGAATACATTGCCCGTTTGTCTGACGGCGGGATGCGGGATGCAGTCAGCATTCTCGATCAGATCGCTTCTTTTTCCGAAGGACAAGTATCCTACAAGCAGGTGCTTGAAATGACAGGGGGAATTCCCTCTAGTCAGTTCGCCGAGCTTGCCGGCAGCTTGCTTCAAGGGGATATCGGCGGTGTGCTCCAGCTCATCGAACGAATGATGCAGGAAGGCAAAAGCGCTGATAAATGCATGGAGAACCTGCTGTATTACTTCAGGGACCTGCTGATGATCAAGATGGTGCCCAAAGCCGAGAAGCTGACGGAAAGGGTGCTTGAACCGGGCGCTTTTTCAGAAATTGCCGAGGCATTCACTAAAAATCAACTATTTCAGTTTATCGAGACTCTGAATCATTATCAGAACGAGATGAAATATGCGGTCCAGCCGCAAATGCTCTTTGAAGTGGCCCTGCTGAAATTATGCAGCATTGCCGAAAGCGGGAGTGGTTCTCAGGCTGCTCATGCCGCCGGCCTTGAAGCACATTCTTCACCAGTCTCTTCTTCCGCTTCAGGTTCCGCCGATGCTGGCCAGGTAGATCAACTGCGCCGCCAGCTGCAAGAGCTTGAGAGAAAGCTGGACCAGGCGCTTAAATCAGGTGCTGCCGCCGGTGGAGGGGGCAATAAGTCCGAATCCTCCCGGCCAAGGACGCCTGCGCCTCGCATATCCAGCACAGCGAAGATTCCTTCTCATATTGACCGGTACATTGGCAATCGCGGCAGCCAGGAATTTATGGCGATCCAGCAGAAGTGGAACGTGATCCTCCAACGGGTGAAAGAAGAGAAAGTGACGATTCATGCTTGGTTTATGAATGGGGAACCGGTTTCCGTTTGGGAGGATGCGGTTCTAGTCGCTTTCAAGAATGACATCCACCGGGAAACTACCGAGAAACCTGCGAATAAGCAGGTCATCGAGCGGGTGCTGGAACAGGAGCTTGGTAAGCCTTATCGGCTTTTGACCATGATGCAGAAGGATTGGAATGACGCGGCTGCACAAGGAGCGGCGGAGCCGGCTAAAGAGCCTTTTGAGCTTTCTCATCCTGAAGGGGACGAACAATCGGCCAGTCAGGAGCCTTGGGTAGATGAGGCCGTCCAGTTATTTGGCGAGGATTTGGTCGTAGTCAAAGACTGA
- the recR gene encoding recombination mediator RecR has translation MYYPEPIAKLIDAFTRLPGVGPKTAARLAFHVLRMKEDDVIDFAKALVSVKRNLHYCSVCGNITDTDPCQICQDKTRDPSVICVVQETKDLVAMERTKEFNGYYHVLQGAISPMEGIGPDDIKLKELLTRLSDERVNELILATNPNIEGEATAMYISRLVRPFEIKVTRIAHGLPVGGDLEYADEVTLSKALEGRRELN, from the coding sequence TTGTATTATCCCGAACCGATAGCCAAACTCATCGACGCATTTACCCGTTTGCCCGGCGTTGGTCCGAAAACAGCTGCCCGGCTGGCCTTCCACGTGCTGCGAATGAAAGAGGACGATGTCATCGACTTTGCCAAAGCGCTTGTAAGCGTAAAACGGAATCTTCATTATTGTTCCGTTTGCGGCAATATTACCGATACGGACCCCTGCCAGATTTGTCAGGACAAAACCCGTGATCCGTCTGTCATCTGCGTGGTTCAGGAGACCAAGGATCTGGTGGCCATGGAGCGAACCAAGGAATTCAATGGCTATTACCATGTTTTGCAGGGTGCCATCTCTCCAATGGAAGGGATCGGACCTGATGATATTAAACTTAAAGAACTCTTGACCCGTCTCAGCGACGAACGCGTGAACGAGCTAATTTTAGCTACGAATCCAAACATTGAAGGGGAAGCTACTGCGATGTACATTTCCCGGCTGGTCCGGCCTTTTGAGATTAAAGTGACCCGGATTGCCCACGGACTTCCCGTCGGAGGGGATTTGGAGTACGC
- a CDS encoding YbaB/EbfC family nucleoid-associated protein: MNNMNQMMKQVKKMQEQMLKAQEELADKRVEGTSGGGVVTVEANGHKKILSIAIKPEAVDPDDVEMLQDLVLTAVNDALTKAEEIANQDMGKFTGGMKIPGLF, from the coding sequence ATGAATAACATGAACCAAATGATGAAGCAAGTGAAGAAAATGCAGGAGCAAATGCTGAAAGCGCAGGAAGAGCTGGCTGACAAACGCGTTGAAGGAACTTCCGGCGGCGGTGTCGTAACTGTAGAAGCTAACGGCCACAAGAAGATCTTGTCCATCGCTATCAAACCGGAAGCCGTTGACCCGGATGATGTAGAAATGCTGCAGGACCTCGTTTTGACTGCCGTTAACGATGCCTTGACCAAAGCCGAAGAAATCGCCAATCAGGACATGGGTAAGTTCACAGGCGGTATGAAAATTCCAGGTCTGTTCTAG
- the rpmE gene encoding 50S ribosomal protein L31: MNSAIQPKYSMTLVTCACGNQFETGSVKQDLRVEICSACHPYFTGRQKFMDAGGRVDKFKKKYGI; the protein is encoded by the coding sequence ATGAATTCAGCTATTCAGCCGAAGTACAGCATGACCCTGGTAACCTGCGCATGCGGGAACCAATTTGAAACGGGTTCGGTGAAACAGGACCTGCGGGTAGAGATCTGCTCCGCATGCCATCCTTATTTCACAGGCAGACAGAAGTTTATGGATGCCGGCGGACGCGTGGATAAATTCAAAAAGAAATACGGAATCTAA